GTTCAGGGGAGCTGATAATGCCCTGTTCACCACAGGCATAACAATGGGGAGCCTTGTGCCTGAGGCAATGTATAATATTTCGAACATGAGTGCAAGTCCCTGTGAAGAAGTGGCAGTGATGACCCTTCCGCCTGCTGCAGAAGCGCCGACACAGGCGCTCATGGAACTGTGTTCGCTTTCGACAAGGATAAGCTCTGTCTTTACCTCGCCGTCAGAGACAAAAGACGAAAACCTCTGCATCATGTCAGTTTGGGGGGTAATCGGATATGCGGCACACACATCAGGGTTCACCTGTCTCAACGCGTTGGCGACCGCTTCATTCCCGGTTATCGCAACAATTTTTGCCATTACTTCCCCTCCTCAACCATAATAATCGCTTTATTCCCTTTTTTCCCGGGACACTCAAGGGCACAGATCCCGCATCCCTTGCAGAACTCGTAGTCAAACTCTCCCCTCTTGCCGTCTTTCACCTTTACTGCCATGTCAGGGCAGTATATCCAGCAGAAGAGACACTGGATGCAGTTTTCTTCTTTCCAGATCGGCTTGAACGACCTCCAGGAGCCTGTCTTGAATTTTACTGAACTGCCCGCCTCGGTTATGACTGCACCGGGAGTAACCTCTTTCCAGTTTTTGAGTTTCATCCTTCCCTGACCTCCTCGT
This is a stretch of genomic DNA from Nitrospirota bacterium. It encodes these proteins:
- a CDS encoding 4Fe-4S binding protein, whose protein sequence is MKLKNWKEVTPGAVITEAGSSVKFKTGSWRSFKPIWKEENCIQCLFCWIYCPDMAVKVKDGKRGEFDYEFCKGCGICALECPGKKGNKAIIMVEEGK